The following coding sequences lie in one Poecile atricapillus isolate bPoeAtr1 unplaced genomic scaffold, bPoeAtr1.hap1 scaffold_208, whole genome shotgun sequence genomic window:
- the LOC131574251 gene encoding uncharacterized protein LOC131574251 isoform X1 yields the protein MVNSWVLGLKDQVLVQRVQFWVQRVQFWVQRVQFWVQRVQFWVQRAQFWFKRFSFGFKGFSFGFSFGFKGFSFGLKGFSFGFKGFSFGLKGFSFGFRGFSFGLKGFSFGFRGFSLGFKGFSFDSKGSVWGPEGSVLVQRVQFWAQRVQFWVQRVQFGLKGFSFGSKGSVLGSKGSVLVQRVQFWAQRVQFWVQRVQFGLKGFSFGLKGFSFGFKGFSFGLKGFSFGFKGFSFGFRGFSFGSKGSVLGSKGSVLGSEGSVWGSEGSVWGSKGSVLGSEGSVLIQRVQFWVQRVQFWVQRVQFWVQRVQFWVQRVQFWFKGFSFGLNDDVIAWV from the exons ATGGTCAACAGTTGGGTTTTGGGCTTAAAGGATCAAGTTTTGGTTCAAAGGGTTCAGTTTTGGGTTCAAAGG GTTCAGTTTTGGGTTCAGAGGGTTCAGTTTTGGGTTCAAAGGGTTCAGTTTTGGGTTCAAAGGGCTCAGTTTTGGTTCAAAAGGTTCAGTTTTGGGTTCAAAGGGTTCAGTTTTGGGTTCAGTTTTGGGTTCAAAGGGTTCAGTTTTGGGCTCAAAGGGTTCAGTTTTGGGTTCAAAGGGTTCAGTTTTGGGCTCAAAGGGTTCAGTTTTGGGTTCAGAGGGTTCAGTTTTGGGCTCAAAGGGTTCAGTTTTGGGTTCAGAGGGTTCAGTTTGGGGTTCAAAGGGTTCAGTTTTGATTCAAAGGGTTCAGTTTGGGGTCCAGAGGGTTCAGTTTTGGTTCAAAGGGTTCAGTTTTGGGCTCAAAGGGTTCAGTTTTGGGTTCAGAGGGTTCAGTTTGGGCTCAAAGGGTTCAGTTTTGGTTCAAAGGGTTCAGTTTTGGGCTCAAAGGGTTCAGTTTTGGTTCAAAGGGTTCAGTTTTGGGCTCAAAGGGTTCAGTTTTGGGTTCAGAGGGTTCAGTTTGGGCTCAAAGGGTTCAGTTTTGGGCTCAAAGGGTTCAGTTTTGGGTTCAAAGGGTTCAGTTTTGGGCTCAAAGGGTTCAGTTTTGGGTTCAAAGGTTTCAGTTTTGGGTTCAGAGGGTTCAGTTTTGGTTCAAAGGGTTCAGTTTTGGGCTCAAAGGGTTCAGTTTTGGGTTCAGAGGGTTCAGTTTGGGGTTCAGAGGGTTCAGTTTGGGGTTCAAAGGGTTCAGTTTTGGGTTCAGAGGGTTCAGTTTTGATTCAAAGGGTTCAGTTTTGGGTTCAAAGGGTTCAGTTTTGGGTTCAAAGGGTTCAGTTTTGGGTTCAAAGGGTTCAGTTTTGGGTTCAGAGGGTTCAGTTTTGGTTCAAAGGGTTCAGTTTTGGGCTCAATGATGATGTCATCGCTTGGGTTTGA
- the LOC131574251 gene encoding uncharacterized protein LOC131574251 isoform X2: MVNSWVLGLKDQVLVQRVQFWVQRVQFWVQRVQFWVQRVQFWVQRAQFWFKRFSFGFKGFSFGFSFGFKGFSFGLKGFSFGFKGFSFGLKGFSFGFRGFSFGLKGFSFGFRGFSLGFKGFSFDSKGSVWGPEGSVLVQRVQFWAQRVQFWVQRVQFGLKGFSFGSKGSVLGSKGSVLVQRVQFWAQRVQFWVQRVQFGLKGFSFGLKGFSFGFKGFSFGLKGFSFGFKGFSFGFRGFSFGSKGSVLGSKGSVLGSEGSVWGSEGSVWGSKGSVLGFSFGSKGSVLGSMMMSSLGFESLGQSQG; this comes from the exons ATGGTCAACAGTTGGGTTTTGGGCTTAAAGGATCAAGTTTTGGTTCAAAGGGTTCAGTTTTGGGTTCAAAGG GTTCAGTTTTGGGTTCAGAGGGTTCAGTTTTGGGTTCAAAGGGTTCAGTTTTGGGTTCAAAGGGCTCAGTTTTGGTTCAAAAGGTTCAGTTTTGGGTTCAAAGGGTTCAGTTTTGGGTTCAGTTTTGGGTTCAAAGGGTTCAGTTTTGGGCTCAAAGGGTTCAGTTTTGGGTTCAAAGGGTTCAGTTTTGGGCTCAAAGGGTTCAGTTTTGGGTTCAGAGGGTTCAGTTTTGGGCTCAAAGGGTTCAGTTTTGGGTTCAGAGGGTTCAGTTTGGGGTTCAAAGGGTTCAGTTTTGATTCAAAGGGTTCAGTTTGGGGTCCAGAGGGTTCAGTTTTGGTTCAAAGGGTTCAGTTTTGGGCTCAAAGGGTTCAGTTTTGGGTTCAGAGGGTTCAGTTTGGGCTCAAAGGGTTCAGTTTTGGTTCAAAGGGTTCAGTTTTGGGCTCAAAGGGTTCAGTTTTGGTTCAAAGGGTTCAGTTTTGGGCTCAAAGGGTTCAGTTTTGGGTTCAGAGGGTTCAGTTTGGGCTCAAAGGGTTCAGTTTTGGGCTCAAAGGGTTCAGTTTTGGGTTCAAAGGGTTCAGTTTTGGGCTCAAAGGGTTCAGTTTTGGGTTCAAAGGTTTCAGTTTTGGGTTCAGAGGGTTCAGTTTTGGTTCAAAGGGTTCAGTTTTGGGCTCAAAGGGTTCAGTTTTGGGTTCAGAGGGTTCAGTTTGGGGTTCAGAGGGTTCAGTTTGGGGTTCAAAGGGTTCAGTTTTGG GGTTCAGTTTTGGTTCAAAGGGTTCAGTTTTGGGCTCAATGATGATGTCATCGCTTGGGTTTGAGTCTCTCGGCCAATCTCAAGGTTGA